One part of the Solea solea chromosome 1, fSolSol10.1, whole genome shotgun sequence genome encodes these proteins:
- the LOC131459483 gene encoding poly(U)-binding-splicing factor PUF60-like isoform X3, with amino-acid sequence MENGQGTGSKLGLPPLTAEQQEALQRAKKYAMEQSIKSVLVKQTIAHQQQQLTNLQMAAVTMGFGDPLSPLQSVAAQRQRALAIMCRVYVGSIYYELGEDTIRQAFAPFGPIKSIDMSWDSVTMKHKGFAFVEYDVPEAAQLALEQMNSVMLGGRNIKVGRPSNIGQAQPIIDQLAEEARAFNRIYVASVHPDLSDDDIKSVFEAFGRIKSCTLARDPTSGRHRGFGFIEYEKPQSALDAVSSMNLFDLGGQYLRVGKAVTPPMPLLTPTTPGGLPPAAAVAAAAATAKITAQASMNPFQRDLMAFQEAVAGASVLGALAAPQLLGQQMGIPQAVMAAQAPGVITEWLKCCQMEKSMSVTPVRPPIPVLPQVGLVNPVLASPPVLSNQAGGSNLQEKKEEKEEMLQDGTGQEMLSDQEHMSISGSSARHMVMQKLLRKSESTVMVLRNMVGPEDIDDDLEGEVTEECGKFGSVNRVIIYQEKQGEEEDADIIVKIFVEFSMASEMNKAIQALNDRWFGGRKVVAEVYDQDRFNSSDLSA; translated from the exons ATGGAGAATGGACAAGGCACAGGCTCCAAGCTTGGCCTGCCGCCTCTCACTGCTGAGCAGCAGGAGGCACTTCAGAgg GCAAAGAAGTATGCCATGGAACAAAGCATTAAGAGTGTGTTGGTGAAGCAGACCATTGCCCATCAGCAACAACAGCTCACCAACCTGCAG ATGGCAGCAGTGACAATGGGCTTTGGAGATCCTCTCTCACCTTTACAATCG GTGGCAGCTCAGCGGCAGCGTGCTCTGGCTATCATGTGTCGAGTGTATGTGGGCTCCATATACTATGAACTTGGTGAGGACACCATCAGGCAGGCCTTTGCCCCCTTCGGCCCAATCAAGAGCATTGACATGTCTTGGGATTCTGTTACAATGAAACACAAG GGGTTTGCCTTTGTGGAGTATGATGTGCCAGAGGCTGCTCAGCTGGCTCTGGAGCAGATGAACTCAGTCATGTTGGGGGGGAGAAACATAAAG GTGGGGCGGCCAAGTAACATCGGGCAGGCGCAACCCATCATTGACCAGCTGGCAGAGGAGGCGCGCGCCTTTAACCGGATCTACGTGGCGTCCGTTCACCCGGACTTGTCAGATGATGACATCAAGAGTGTTTTTGAGGCCTTCGGAAGGATCAAGTCTTGCACGTTAGCCAGAGACCCCACGTCAGGGCGACACAGAGGCTTTGGCTTCATTG AGTATGAAAAGCCTCAGTCAGCTCTGGACGCTGTGTCTTCTATGAACCTCTTTGACCTGGGGGGTCAGTACCTACGGGTGGGCAAAGCAGTGACCCCGCCCATGCCCCTACTGACCCCCACGACCCCTGGTGGTCTGccacctgctgcagctgtggctGCAGCGGCAGCTACCGCTAAGATAACGGCCCAGGCAAGTATGAATCCCTTCCAAAGGGATTTAATGGCCTTCCAG GAGGCTGTAGCCGGCGCATCAGTCTTGGGGGCGTTGGCTGCGCCCCAACTTCTTGGTCAGCAAATGGGAATACCTCAGGCTGTTATGGCTGCCCAGGCACCTGGGGTGATAACAG agtGGCTGAAGTGTTGTCAAATGGAAAAAAGCATGA GTGTCACGCCAGTGCGTCCTCCCATACCGGTGCTTCCCCAGGTTGGTCTTGTGAACCCAGTACTTGCATCGCCACCGGTCCTGTCTAATCAAGCTGGTGGCTCCAACCTacaagagaagaaagaggagaaagaagagatGCTTCAGGATGGTACAGGACAGGAGATGTTGAGTGACCAAGAGCACATGAGTATCTCGGGCAGCAGTGCCAGACATATGGTGATGCAGAAACTTCTTAGAAAGTCAGAG TCCACGGTGATGGTGCTTCGAAATATGGTTGGACCAGAGGACATTGACGATGACCTGGAGGGCGAGGTGACGGAGGAGTGTGGCAAGTTTGGCTCTGTAAACAGAGTCATCATTTACCAAGAAAAgcaaggagaagaggaggatgcaGATATCATCGTGAAAATCTTTGTAGAGTTTTCCATGGCCTCCGAGATGAACAAAGCTATCCAGGCTCTGAATGACCGCTGGTTTGGGGGCCGCAAAGTTGTGGCAGAGGTGTATGACCAAGACCGTTTCAACAGCAGTGACCTGTctgcataa